TTTTCCGTAGACTTCGTTCAGTATCTGGGCCAGCGCCGCATACATGGCCGATAACCCGCAGAAGACGCCTTCATAGCCGGCAAATATTTTAACACCGCCGCTCCCTGAAAAGTCGCTGAAAGCCAAAAGGAAGAAAAGCGCCGCCAGCGAACCGAAAACAACCCGCAGCGCCCGGCTCAGTTTCAGCGTGCCGACGAACATCACGGCCGTGAAAACGCCCCAGACAGTAAGATAACAGCCCATCGCGAAAGCGGAGGGCGCGTCGCCCAGGCCCATTTTCGGGAAAACCAGCAGGCCGACCAGGGAAAGCCAGAAAAATCCGTAGAGGGTAAACGCGGCGGTGCCGAAAGTGTTTTTCTTCTTCCACTCCATGACGCCCGCTATAACCTGCGCTATGCCGCCGATGAATACTCCCATGGCAAGGATCATCGTATCCATGCCGCTGAAGCCCGCGTTATGGATGTTCAGAAGTACGGTGGTCATGCCAAAGCCTAAAAGCCCCAGCGGGGCGGGATTGGCGGTGGAATCGGTTAAAGTTATAACGGAAGCGGGTTCGGCCATTGTTTGTCTCCTTTGTGGATTTTTTAAATTATACTATTTTACCCTGTGCCGGACTTTCTCACGGAACCGGTTTTGCCCTGCCATCTATAATGGACTAAACCTCCATCGCCGACATTTCAGCCTGGGTTTTGATGTGGCGGGTGCCTTTGAAAAACGCTATAAGAGGCATCGCGAGTATCGCGGTATAGGCCAGCCATCTGAAGCAATCCATGAAAGAGAGCATGACCGACTGCACGACCACCGCTTTATAGGCCAGCCCGTAAGCCGCCATAGGGTTGGAAACAAGGCGCCCGACCTGGGCGGACCAGACCTGGAATTGATAACCGTACGGTGAAATATTGGCGGCCAGTACCGACTGGTGCACCTGCGCCATGCGCGCCTGCATGGTGAACATCAGCGAGATGCCTACGCTCGCGCCTATGTTCCTGAGCAGGCTGAATATGCCGCTGGCCTGCTGCATATCGGACTGGCGGATGTTAGCCATAGTGAGCGTGGTCAGCGGCACGAAGGTGAAACCCATAACAAGCCCGTTAAAGAACAACGGAGCCATAATATTCGAGCGGGCGATGCTGAGGTTGAGCCCGGAAAATATCAGCATGGTAATTGCCAGGCCGAGGAAGCCGAAGACTATCATGAGCCGGTTCCCGAACTTTGAAACCAGCCTGCTTATTATGAGCATGGATATCATCGAGCCTATTCCGCGCGGCACCATGGCCAGGCCGCTCTGGAAGGCCGGGTAACCAAGCAGATTCTGCATAAAGATAGGAAGCATGGAGGTGGACCCCATCATTACGGCGCCTTGTATAGCCATGATAGCCGTGCCGATGGCCAGGTTCCGGCTTTTCAGCAGGCGCAGGTTCATGAACGGGTGCTGCCGCCGCAGTTCCCACCAGGCGAACAGCGGCATGGCCAGCGCAAAGATGAACGTGCCGGCGCGTATCCACAAGTCGGCGAACCATTCCACATCCTGGCCTTTGTCTATCACCAGCTGGAACGCTCCCAGGCCGATAACCATCAGCGCCAGGCCGAAATAATCCACCGTGGCCGCCGTGCTCCGTTTAAGGTAAGGAGGGTCCTCAAGGAACATTTGCTGCATTATCAGCCCGAATATTCCTATCGGCACATTGATATAGAATATCCACCGCCAGGAATAATTATCCGTTATCCAGCCGCCGAGTATCGGGCCGATTATCGGCGCCACTATTATGCCCATGCCGTAAGCGGCCATGGCCTGGGTCCTCTTTTCCTGCGGGAAACTTTCCAGCAGTATGGCCTGCGCCATCGGCTGGAGACCGCCGCCGCCGATGCCCTGCAGTATACGCGCTAGTATCAGCTGTGGCAGACTGTGCGCCATTCCGCACAGCATTGAAGAAACAGTGAACATAGCCACCGAGATGGCCATATAGCGTTTGCGGCCTATGAACGAGCTGAGCCAGCCGGAGGCGGCCAGCACTATCGCGCTTGCCACAATATAGCTGGTGAGCACCCACGACACCTCGTGCGTGGAGGCGGACAGCCCTCCAGCTATGTGCGGGAGCGAGACGTTGGCCACCGAGGTGTCCAGCACCTGCATGAACGTGGTCAGCAGCACGGAGAACGCGACCAGCCAGGGCGAATGGCTGGGCCGCCAGAATCCGGGTTGATGACTTTTTGGGTCCATTATTGTTGTAACCTAAGTAGACAGAATTCAGGAGCCAGAATTCAGAATAGCCGTAATGTTCAGGCCATCGCCTTTACATCTTCTGGCTTCTGACTTCTGGCTTCTGACTACAAGTTCCCTCGTTATTTCAGATGCACTGTGGGAACTACGGACATGCCGGGCACCAGCATCAGGTCGCCGACGGGTTCGTCGAAAACTATCTTGACCGGCACGCGCTGCACCACCTTCACAAAATTGCCGGTGGCGTTCTCGGCCGGCAGCAGGCTGAAGCGGGCGCCGGTGCCTGACTGTATGCTGTCTATGTGGCCTTTAAAATCCCTGCTTGGGAAAGAGTCGATCTCTATAGTGACCTTCTGCCCCGGATGCATGCGCGTAAGCTGGGTTTCCTTGAAATTGGCTATTATCCAGACGTCGTCCATCACTATGGCCAGCAGCGGCTGGCCCACCTGCACATAGGCGCGCTGTTCGGCGTTCTTTTTTGTGACCTTGCCGGCCTCGGGCGCGGTTATGCGGGTGTATGAAAGATCCAGTTCAGCGGCGGCGGTCTTCTTTTCCGCCAACAGAGCCCTGGCTTTCAGCACTTCGGCGTCAGCCACGGCTTTGTCGAACGCCTGGCTGGAAAGGTCGTCCTGTTTAAAAAGCTGTCTGGCGCGCTCGGCGTCCACAGCCGCGCGCTGGGCGTCCGCTTTCGCGGCTGAAAACTCGGCGCGGGCCTGGTCCAGCTTTACCTGGTAGTCGCGCGGGTCTATTTCTATGAGCGGCGCGCCCTTTTCCACGTGCTGGTTATCTTCCACGCTAATGGTCTGTATCTGGCCGGATACTTTTGCGCTTATAGGAATGACATGCGTTTCTATAGCGGCGTCGTCAGTGCTTTCATGACCCTGCGCGTAATGCCAGTAGGCGGCCGCGGCGGCCAGCACAAGGATGCCGCCTGTAATCAGCACCCCCCAATGCGGCCTTTTGATCCTTGATCTTTTGGGAACGGGGTTCGTGGTGGTAATATTTTCAGTCATGGTGTCCTTGGATAAGCTGGAACTTGTTACTGCATTGGAAGACAGAATTCAGTAGTCAGAATCCAGAATATGGAACTTACTTATTGTCAGCGTCACAATTCTGGCTCCTGAATTCTGACTTCTGGCTACTTGCGTAGTTCTTAAAACTTCAGATCTTTCATCCGGCCTAGCGCGAGCGTCAGCCGTATGTTAGCTTCCTTGTGCCTGGACAAGGCATCCACACGGTTGTCCCGGGCGCGGGACAGAGCGGTCTGGGCGTTCACCAGCTCCTCATTGTCCCCCACCCCGGCGGAGAAGCGGTTGCGGGACATCTCCAGCTCCTGCTCCGCCAGCGTTATGGTCATCGAGGCGGTTTCAACCTCTTCCGCTGAGGCTTTAAGCCGGTAAATGGCGATTCTTACTTCCTCCTCCACCTGCACCGACGCGTCGTTGAGGCGGCTTTCGGACTGGGTCTTTAAAGCTGAAGCCGCGTCTATGCCGGCATCAATGCGGCCTCCGGCGAAAAGCGGCAGCCTGGCCGATATCCCTACGTCGCCGACGAGTTTGACTTCATTATCGGGGTTCTGGCCGCTCATCGCGGCCGAGCCGGAAACATTTACCGAGGGCAGGCGGGCTCCTTTTGCCGCATCCAGAACATATTCTCCGGCGGAAACTTCCGTCTTCGCTATCGCTATTTCAAGCCGTGCCGTCAGCGCGTAATTTACCGCCTTGCCCGGGTCAAATGGACGGGCAGGTGAAAAGGACAGTTCTTCTGTAAGGCTTATTTCTTCGGCCAGAGGCAGGCCGAGTATATGTTTCAAGCGCAGGCGGGCTTCTTCCAAAGCGGTCCGGGCCCGGATTACCCTAAGACTCTCTTCCGCCTCGCGTGTCTTGGCCCTTACCACGTCCAGGCCGGTGGCGGTGCCGGCATAGTGCTTGTTCTCCGCCAGCGTCCTCAGGCTTGCGGCCATATCCCGTCCGGCGGCGGCCGAGTTCTCCGCCGCGGCGGAGCGCAGAACATCCAGGTAGGCAAGGGCGGCTGCGGCTGTTACCTGTTCTTTAACCAATTCCAGCCGCAGGGCGGCGATTTTCTCCTCTTCTTTTTTAGACCGGGCCAGGCCCCGGGACGAAAGATCCAGAACGCTCGCCACCAGGCGCAGCCGCGCGTCGAAAGTGTTAAAAGGGCCCATCAGGTATGCCCCTCCGCCGGGCGCGGCGCCGAAGCCCAGGGCGGTAAGGTTTTCCTTGAACGTGCGCTCCTGCGACAGCGAAAATTCCACCTGAGGCAGAAGCCTGGCCGCGGCAGCCAGTGCCGCGGCTCTCTGAGCGTCTCCGGAGGCGGCGGCCAGCTTTACGTAAAGATTGTTCTTCAGCGCCAGGTCTATGCTTTGCGTGATATCCAACCCGGGGGCGGCGTGGACCGGCGCGCACAAGAGCGGCGTAATAAAGAGAATAAATATAATATTTTTCATATTTTCCTGAAAGCGGGTATATTGGAGTTTATCTTGTCGAGAAAGCTTACCAGCGTTTTCCGTTCAGCCTCCGACAGGCAGGACATCAGCTTCGCCACGCGGCGCAGACGCCCCGGCGCCAGAGAATCCACAAGACGCGCACCCTGCGGGGTGAGGGCCACCATTATGGAGCGGCGGTCGCCTTCAAAAGGCAGGCGTTTCGCCAACCTCTCGCGTTCTATTCCGTCGATCAGGCCGGTAACCGAGGCCCGCTCTATGCCCAGTTTTTCCGCAAGTTCCCTGGGATGCAGGCCGCGCCACCCGGCCTGCCGCAGGCGCATCAGCAGGCGGAAGCGGGCCTGCGAAATGCCGTGCTTTGCCAGCGTAAAATTCACGGCCGACAGGAGCTCGGCGGACATGCTCAGCAGAGCGCTGAAAACTTCCATGGCCGAAGCGTCCGTTTCCGGGTAGACGGCGGCCAGATCGTCGAGACCCGGGCCGCGAGGCATGTTTTTGAGAAGGAATTTATGTTGTGCCATAAGGGTTCGCGACAGAATAGTTAGGAACCATATTATATGGTTTCTAACTACCCCGTGTCAAATCCTGAACCTGCGGGTAAATTCAGGCTATGCCGGCGCCTCCGGAAGGTTATGCCGCGCCGGGGAATATCGGGCTTAAGCCGGAACGCGCTTGAAAAGCGCGAGTGTATAATATAAACTGAAAACCTGCGGCCGTTCTTACGGCGATTTTTGGATATCAGGGGGATTGTCATGAAAAATATAACTGCATTAATATTGTTTTTTTCCTGCGGCCTGCTTTGCGCCGGGGAACGGGCGCCGGACCTCGGCATAAAGATCGGGCAGTTTGAGCGCGGCAGATATGACGCCATCACAGATGTGGCGGGCGTTAAGGTAGGGCATGCAACTCTGATTTCCGGGAAAGGCGCGCTTGAGCAGGGAAAGGGTCCGGTAAGAACCGGCGTCACCGTTATCATCCCCGCCGAAGGGGACATCTGGAACTCAAAAGTCGCCGCGGGGTCTTTCGTGCTGAACGGCA
The genomic region above belongs to Elusimicrobiota bacterium and contains:
- a CDS encoding acetate uptake transporter; this encodes MAEPASVITLTDSTANPAPLGLLGFGMTTVLLNIHNAGFSGMDTMILAMGVFIGGIAQVIAGVMEWKKKNTFGTAAFTLYGFFWLSLVGLLVFPKMGLGDAPSAFAMGCYLTVWGVFTAVMFVGTLKLSRALRVVFGSLAALFFLLAFSDFSGSGGVKIFAGYEGVFCGLSAMYAALAQILNEVYGKTVLPL
- a CDS encoding DHA2 family efflux MFS transporter permease subunit — translated: MDPKSHQPGFWRPSHSPWLVAFSVLLTTFMQVLDTSVANVSLPHIAGGLSASTHEVSWVLTSYIVASAIVLAASGWLSSFIGRKRYMAISVAMFTVSSMLCGMAHSLPQLILARILQGIGGGGLQPMAQAILLESFPQEKRTQAMAAYGMGIIVAPIIGPILGGWITDNYSWRWIFYINVPIGIFGLIMQQMFLEDPPYLKRSTAATVDYFGLALMVIGLGAFQLVIDKGQDVEWFADLWIRAGTFIFALAMPLFAWWELRRQHPFMNLRLLKSRNLAIGTAIMAIQGAVMMGSTSMLPIFMQNLLGYPAFQSGLAMVPRGIGSMISMLIISRLVSKFGNRLMIVFGFLGLAITMLIFSGLNLSIARSNIMAPLFFNGLVMGFTFVPLTTLTMANIRQSDMQQASGIFSLLRNIGASVGISLMFTMQARMAQVHQSVLAANISPYGYQFQVWSAQVGRLVSNPMAAYGLAYKAVVVQSVMLSFMDCFRWLAYTAILAMPLIAFFKGTRHIKTQAEMSAMEV
- a CDS encoding HlyD family secretion protein translates to MTENITTTNPVPKRSRIKRPHWGVLITGGILVLAAAAAYWHYAQGHESTDDAAIETHVIPISAKVSGQIQTISVEDNQHVEKGAPLIEIDPRDYQVKLDQARAEFSAAKADAQRAAVDAERARQLFKQDDLSSQAFDKAVADAEVLKARALLAEKKTAAAELDLSYTRITAPEAGKVTKKNAEQRAYVQVGQPLLAIVMDDVWIIANFKETQLTRMHPGQKVTIEIDSFPSRDFKGHIDSIQSGTGARFSLLPAENATGNFVKVVQRVPVKIVFDEPVGDLMLVPGMSVVPTVHLK
- a CDS encoding TolC family protein; the encoded protein is MKNIIFILFITPLLCAPVHAAPGLDITQSIDLALKNNLYVKLAAASGDAQRAAALAAAARLLPQVEFSLSQERTFKENLTALGFGAAPGGGAYLMGPFNTFDARLRLVASVLDLSSRGLARSKKEEEKIAALRLELVKEQVTAAAALAYLDVLRSAAAENSAAAGRDMAASLRTLAENKHYAGTATGLDVVRAKTREAEESLRVIRARTALEEARLRLKHILGLPLAEEISLTEELSFSPARPFDPGKAVNYALTARLEIAIAKTEVSAGEYVLDAAKGARLPSVNVSGSAAMSGQNPDNEVKLVGDVGISARLPLFAGGRIDAGIDAASALKTQSESRLNDASVQVEEEVRIAIYRLKASAEEVETASMTITLAEQELEMSRNRFSAGVGDNEELVNAQTALSRARDNRVDALSRHKEANIRLTLALGRMKDLKF
- a CDS encoding MarR family transcriptional regulator, which codes for MAQHKFLLKNMPRGPGLDDLAAVYPETDASAMEVFSALLSMSAELLSAVNFTLAKHGISQARFRLLMRLRQAGWRGLHPRELAEKLGIERASVTGLIDGIERERLAKRLPFEGDRRSIMVALTPQGARLVDSLAPGRLRRVAKLMSCLSEAERKTLVSFLDKINSNIPAFRKI